TGCGCGAGCGCGTCGAGGAGATCGCGGACCGGCTGCTCGCCGCGCCGGGTGCCTGAGCCGTCGTACGCCTACAACAGCGGCTTGTAGAAGGTGTACTGAGTCGTCTCGTAGCCGAGTGACTCGTACAGCCGCTCGGCCGGGGTGTTGCCCGCGAAGACGTTCAGACCCAGGGTCCGCTTGCCGAGGGCGTGTGCCTGGGTCTCCGCCAGCAGCATGAGGGTGCGGCCGTGTCCGCGGCCGCGGTGGGCCTCGTCCACTTCGACGTCGAAGATGAAGGGCTTGCCGTCGCGCAGGGCGAGCCAGAGGACGCCCACGCGGGTGCCCTCGTGCTCCAGGATGCTGAACCGCATGTTCTCGGTGGCGAGACCCTGCGGCAGGAGCGTGTCGTGGTCGCGCTGCGACTTGGCGCGCGCCTCGGGCTCCGGCACGCCCCGTTCCATCCAGGTGCGCACGTAGTCCTCCGACTCGTGCGCCAGCCAGGCGTCGAAGTCGGCCTCCGTCATGGGGCGGGCCAGGCTGCCGGCGGGCAGTTCCGGCGGGGTGTCGCCGAGTTGCTTCATCATGCCGCGATTGCGCAGGACGTAGTTCAGCGCCTTGACCAGCCGCAGGGCCGCCTCGGCGTCCGCCGGTACGCCGGCCTCGATCTGGCGGCAGCCCCAGCCGCGCGCGACCTCCTCGGCGGCGAGCGCGGCCACCGTGCCCCGGCCGCGCCGCCGGTCGGGCTCCTCGATCCGCAGATCGTGGATGCGAGCCGCCGAGTCGCCGAACGAGGGGGACGTGCCGAGGTGTATCGCCCCGACGGGGCGGCTGTTCACGCATACCTGGTAGCGGCGTGAACGCGTGCCGTCGGCATGATGCTGGAGCGGCTCGGTCGGCCGCAGGGTCGTGGTCATCACGGGTGTTCTACCCGCCGCGCCCCGCCGCGTCAGCCCAATTTCGAGGGGTTTTACGGATCGAGGTCGTTCCCGGCCCGCTCGTCGAAGATCCGCATGGCCTTGGCGGTGACCGGACCCGGGGTGCCCGGCAGCTCCCGGTCGTCGACCAGGTGGACGGCCTGTACGTCCCGCAGTGTGGAGGTGAGGAAGACCTCGTCGGCCCGCTCCAGGACGTCCAGCGGCAGGTCGGTCTCCTTGGCGCCGGTCCATTCGACCGTCAGCGCGCGTGTGATGCCCGCGAGACAGCCGGAGGAGACCGGCGGGGTGTGGAGCTCACCGTCGAGGACGACGAAGACGTTCGACCCGGTGCCCTCGCACAGCTGCCCGACCGTGTTGGCGAACAGTGCCTCGGAGGCGCCGTGCTCGCGGGCCCGGGCGAGGGCCACGACGTTCTCGGCGTACGAGGTGGTCTTGAGTCCGGCGAGGGCGCCGCGTTCGTTGCGGGTCCAGGGGACCGTGATCACGGAGGTGGAGTCGGGGCGGCGGGTGGTCTCGCCGAGGGCGACGACCAGGGTGGGGCCGTGCTCGCCGCGGTCGGAGCCGAGGGGGCCGTGGCCACCGGTGTAGGTGATGCGGAGCCGGCCGAGCGGCATCGGGTTGGCCTCGATGACGGCCGCGCAGCCGCGGCGCACCTCGTCGAGGTCGGGGTCGGGCAGGCCGAGGCCGCGTGCGGAGCGGGTCAGCCGGTCGAGGTGCCGGGTGAGCGCGAACGGCTCGCCGTCCACCGCCTTCACCGTCTCGAAGATGCCGTCGCCCACGGTCAGCCCGTGGTCGAAGACGGAGACACGGGCGGACTCGATGTCCTGCAGCCCGCCGTCGAGCCAGATCTTCACCTGATGGTCCCTTCGCTCACCTCGTACGTACCCGACGCTACCGCGAGCAGCCGGGCCGCCTTCAGCTCGGTCTCCCGCCACTCCCCCTCGGGGTCCGACCCCCAGGTGATGCCGGCGCCGGTGCCGAACCGCAGCACGCCTTCCGCGCGGTCGATCCAGAAGGTGCGGATGCCGACGGCCAGCTCGCCGGTGCCCCGGTCGGCGTCGACCCAGCCGATGCCTCCGCAGTACGGGCCGCGCGGTGCCGTCTCCAGGGCGTCGATGATCCGCAGGGCACTGGACTTGGGGGCGCCGGTGACGGAGCCGGGCGGGAAGGCGGCGTCGAGCAGTTCGGGCCAGCCGGCGCCCTCGCGCAGTTCGCCGCGGACCGTGGAGACGAGG
Above is a window of Streptomyces sp. NBC_00490 DNA encoding:
- a CDS encoding GNAT family N-acetyltransferase gives rise to the protein MTTTLRPTEPLQHHADGTRSRRYQVCVNSRPVGAIHLGTSPSFGDSAARIHDLRIEEPDRRRGRGTVAALAAEEVARGWGCRQIEAGVPADAEAALRLVKALNYVLRNRGMMKQLGDTPPELPAGSLARPMTEADFDAWLAHESEDYVRTWMERGVPEPEARAKSQRDHDTLLPQGLATENMRFSILEHEGTRVGVLWLALRDGKPFIFDVEVDEAHRGRGHGRTLMLLAETQAHALGKRTLGLNVFAGNTPAERLYESLGYETTQYTFYKPLL
- a CDS encoding aminotransferase class IV, with amino-acid sequence MKIWLDGGLQDIESARVSVFDHGLTVGDGIFETVKAVDGEPFALTRHLDRLTRSARGLGLPDPDLDEVRRGCAAVIEANPMPLGRLRITYTGGHGPLGSDRGEHGPTLVVALGETTRRPDSTSVITVPWTRNERGALAGLKTTSYAENVVALARAREHGASEALFANTVGQLCEGTGSNVFVVLDGELHTPPVSSGCLAGITRALTVEWTGAKETDLPLDVLERADEVFLTSTLRDVQAVHLVDDRELPGTPGPVTAKAMRIFDERAGNDLDP